Below is a window of Halobaculum lipolyticum DNA.
CGGAGTTGGTCTGCCCCATCGACGCGGACGCCGACATGGCCGACGCGACGCGCGCCATCGCCGACGGCGGCGTCACCGTCGAGTACGACCCGGACGGCACCGGGCTGTCGGCGGCGCGCAACCGGGGGGCGCGGGCGGCCTCCGGCGACGTGTACGCGTTCCTCGACGACGACTGCGTGGCGAGCGAGACGTGGGTGGAGACGCTGGTCGCGGCGTTCGAGGACGGCGCCATCGCCGCCGGCGGTCCCGCGGTCCCCGACTGGCCCGCCGAGCGGCCGTGGTACGTCCCCCGGGAGTGGGACTGGCTGGTCGGCGGCGGCCCGTACCACGACCGCGAGTGCGAGGTGCGCAACACCTACGGCTGCAACCTCTCGGTCCGTGCCGACGTGTTCGACGCGCTGGGCGGCTTCGACGAGTCGTTCGGGAAAACCGGCGACCTCGAACAGGCGGAGGAGACGGAGTTCTGCACGCGGATGCGCGAGCGGTACGGCGAGGGCGTCCGTTACCGGCCGACCGCCTCAGTCCGCCACCGCGTGTTCACCGAACAGCTTCGGGTCGGCCACCTCCTCCGGCGGGCGTACGCGCAAGGGCGGGCGAAGCGCCGGATCGGACTCGACGACGAGGAGACGGGGTTCCTCCGGGAGACGCTCGTGAACCTCGCCCGGCAGCCGCCCCACCGCTCGGCGGCGACGCTGGCGTTCACGGCCGCGACCGGCGCCGGCTACCTGTTCGGGTGAGCCGAGTCGGACGGTCGGAGCCGGGAGCGCGAGAACAGCCGGGGGCGGGATTCGAACCCGCGAAGTCTCGATTACAAGTCGAGTGCATGCACCGCCCATGCTCCCCCGGCGCGCGTTGCGACTGTACTGTACCCTCGGTTTAATCGCTATCGTTTCCGACAGCCTCCAGCGACTTCTCCATCTCGACGCGGTGCTCGTGGTAGCCGTGACGCTCGTAGAAGCGACGGGCGTCGAGGTTCCCGGCCATCGCCTCCAGCGACACGAGGTCGGCGCCGGTCTCGGCCAGCGCCCGCTCGGCGCCGTGCAACAGCCGCGAGCCGACGCCCGCGTCGCGGTACGCCTCCCGCACGTAGAGGTTGTAGACGCTCCCGCGCTCGACGTCCTGCCGGTACCGCCCCGACTCGCGCCCGAACGTGACGAAGCCGACGACGTCGCGGCCGTCGGCGGTCCGGTCGCCCCCGCCGCCCCGGTCGGTCGCCCGCGCCACCAGCAGTCCGCCCGTGACGACGGCGTGGGCGACGGCGTCGCCGGCGCTCTCGCGGTTCGGCGCCGCCAGCAGGTGCGAGCCGTGTGCGCGCTGGTCGCGCGCGAGGTCGACCCACAGTTCGGCCGTCGCGTCCACGTCCTCGATGGTTCCCCGGTCGACGACGACGCGCTCGCCGGGCCGTCCGTCGCCGTCGGCTCCGTCGGGAGTCATCACACGGTAGTCGTGCCGCCGGTGCTTGGCACTTGTGTCCGCCTCCCGCCGGTCGACTCGTGTCGGTCGGCCGACCATCCGCGACCGTTGAAAGAACGGTTAAGTGTGTCGGGCTACCTCTCGAATCGTGAGAAGGAACACCAATGGGCATTAGCGAAACGTACTCACGCGGCAGACAACTCGCCGTCGAGCGGCCGTTCGTCCTCGTCGTGGCGGGGATCGTCGCGCTGCTCGGGTTCGACATCGTCCGGCAGTTGGCGACCCCGGGCGGGGTCTCGACCGCCCAACTCGCCACGTATCTGTGGGACGGGCTGGTCGTCGGTCTCTCGATCGGATTGGCGGGTGTCGGTCTCTCGATGACGTACAGTATTCTGAACTTCGCGAACTTCGGGCACGGCGACTACGTGACCAGCGGGGCGTTCGCCGGCTGGGCGGTGACGTGGCTGTTCGCCGGCGTCGGCCAGTTCGACCTCTCGACGCTGCTGTTCATCGGCTCGGTGTCGACCCGGGACCTGGGCGTCTCCGCGTTCGCGACGCCGCTCGCGATCGTCGCGGGGCTGATCGTCGCGGCGGTCGCGGCGATCGTTCTCTCGCTGGTGATCGACCGACTCGTCTACAAGCCGATGCGCGACCAGGAGGGGATCGCCCTGCTGATCGCGTCGATCGGCGTCGCGCTGGCGCTGCGGTACACGATCTACATCGTCTTCGGCCAGCGCACCCGCGGGCTGACCGACGCGCAGTCGGTCCCGGAGGTCGCGTTCCCGATCGGCGGGGGCCAGACGCTCGCGCTGGGCGGCCACGAGATCACGCTCGTCGTGATCGCGGCCGCGCTCATGCTGGGCGTCCACCTCCTGCTCCAGACGACGAAACTGGGTAAGGCGATGCGCGCGATGGCCGACAACGAGGACCTCGCGCGCGTCACCGGCATCCCGACCGAGCGGGTCGTCCGCTTCACGTGGATCATCGGCGGCGGCCTCGCGGGCGCCGGCGGCTTCCTCATCGCCTTGGAGCGCGGCGCGATGAACTTCCAGTTCGGCTGGGTGCTCCTGCTGCTCATCTTCGCGGCGGTCATCCTCGGCGGCATCGGTTCCATCTACGGCGCCATGTTCGGCGGGATCACGATGGGGCTGGCACAGAGCCTCTCGCTGGTGTGGATCCCCAGCGAGTTCTCCACCGTCGCGGCGTTCGGCGTGATGATCTTCGTCCTCCTGTTCAAGCCCGAAGGGCTGTTCTCCGGGGTGACGACGGCGTGAGTTCCCCCGCCGAGACCGCCGACGCCGGGTCGACTGGCACGGCCGACGGGAGCGACGGCGCCCGGGAGATCCCCGGGTGGACGCCGTACCGTGCGTGGTTCCGCCAGCAGTGGGCGCAGGGCGGCGCCGTCGCCTGGGGCACCGCCCTCGGGCACCTGCTCGTCGGCTTGCTCGTGTTCGCGCTCGTCGTCGGCTTCGACGTGGCGACGCTCCCGGTCGGCGGGAGCCTGGTCTGGTTCGTCTACCTCACGGTGACGGTCGGCGTGCTGTACGCCGCGACCGCGCCGCCAGCCGAGCCGTACGTCGCGTGGCTCGACGACCGCTGGATGGAGTCCGACACGGACAAACTGCTCATCATCCTCGGGCACGTGGTGCTCGTGTTCTTCGTGTTCGCGGTCGCGCTGGGGCTCCCGTTCAACGGGTTGGCCGGCGCGCTCGGGTCCGTCTTCTTCTTCACCGCGGTGTACGCGATGATGGTGCTGGCGCTGAACCTCCACTGGGGGTACGCCGGCATCTTCAACATCGGCATCGCGGGCTTC
It encodes the following:
- a CDS encoding branched-chain amino acid ABC transporter permease gives rise to the protein MGISETYSRGRQLAVERPFVLVVAGIVALLGFDIVRQLATPGGVSTAQLATYLWDGLVVGLSIGLAGVGLSMTYSILNFANFGHGDYVTSGAFAGWAVTWLFAGVGQFDLSTLLFIGSVSTRDLGVSAFATPLAIVAGLIVAAVAAIVLSLVIDRLVYKPMRDQEGIALLIASIGVALALRYTIYIVFGQRTRGLTDAQSVPEVAFPIGGGQTLALGGHEITLVVIAAALMLGVHLLLQTTKLGKAMRAMADNEDLARVTGIPTERVVRFTWIIGGGLAGAGGFLIALERGAMNFQFGWVLLLLIFAAVILGGIGSIYGAMFGGITMGLAQSLSLVWIPSEFSTVAAFGVMIFVLLFKPEGLFSGVTTA
- a CDS encoding GNAT family N-acetyltransferase, with amino-acid sequence MTPDGADGDGRPGERVVVDRGTIEDVDATAELWVDLARDQRAHGSHLLAAPNRESAGDAVAHAVVTGGLLVARATDRGGGGDRTADGRDVVGFVTFGRESGRYRQDVERGSVYNLYVREAYRDAGVGSRLLHGAERALAETGADLVSLEAMAGNLDARRFYERHGYHEHRVEMEKSLEAVGNDSD
- a CDS encoding glycosyltransferase, giving the protein MSRARAPGATASGASANRSASAPADVLAPLSEPSVSVVVTTHAWDRYGAFRDAIRSVQRQTYGDTELVCPIDADADMADATRAIADGGVTVEYDPDGTGLSAARNRGARAASGDVYAFLDDDCVASETWVETLVAAFEDGAIAAGGPAVPDWPAERPWYVPREWDWLVGGGPYHDRECEVRNTYGCNLSVRADVFDALGGFDESFGKTGDLEQAEETEFCTRMRERYGEGVRYRPTASVRHRVFTEQLRVGHLLRRAYAQGRAKRRIGLDDEETGFLRETLVNLARQPPHRSAATLAFTAATGAGYLFG